Proteins co-encoded in one Colletes latitarsis isolate SP2378_abdomen chromosome 2, iyColLati1, whole genome shotgun sequence genomic window:
- the LOC143351742 gene encoding uncharacterized protein LOC143351742 produces the protein MELELRNTLSKKKKKKRYNDETNSQSFMINTNKSQLKNNDSDNSSENSISVNKTTAKEGMQKSFELFDRNKMKKFGNTSSMNLEEFATKSVNVFVDIHREYKAEKCHIESIEKNETADEKATAIGLKEPESFKIFSRTNTFHEKKDEQSNINPVKYRGLKEEDDDIEVVESIDLIEEFQESSMDKMDERRFGTTRKSKSIKKHADQFFVEEKFHSRRQWGARENETEVPKKSSRKRWSKDTSVFRLPDGKGNSWTTSSTENVFPSIQDLDESVIQSSRKQKSLSGFDNAAFVSDNEEILRIETDHENARIVMKEVVNASRKSDLSLVERNIPKETAITIENLDVSKDLTVKHFESRNRTTVLDVESIDEHNDDTSKNKINRGSTNKNRHSNGNDRRYSDDSNTLQSLENVTVQSDHRSSEEVLIKDDRRQLSKKIKRTRKKHSVDGEIHSSRHTTSTTEDDDLNENRSRESIDEDKSKSSIVKRRKSTHTEYRYRSQSGRDKKKSHRKNVSDSSVRSPCLNTEADSKKKKKKKDTKYILVIVHRVNTLEIDYITRHPMVKVHIVKTETGEYLKSESSKRVYLQPVITGKFDFKENRSIVPVWEEELVFEHNFESLLNTNGEQIVILFEIVDLLSFAEASFNYDKFGAEGCWHKIAWAFLRPVGRNNVFHVNKMVRLQLYKPRKNVKKLEGFCTCEAYTWWKSGFREKYPSSLFVTVTSIDPPKLEPVFYQQLSLHDLSDVRSESQKASTHTSDSIDLPKWTRLAAQSCKVPNESIFETDVSENGCFFVAFSNDGKYLACSHSEEHDYPIVVYEVIAKKVYVRFSGHKTFVYSLHWSNNDKYLLSVSSDQTARIWDVRNQIIQHVEMMPHPSYVYCSKFGPENSSIVATGCYDRIARIWTRNKKSKNRDLSQELEGHEGFINSMCFQKNSNLLTADSVGTIILWTVKKNRSVPFKREWHISRKIRVREIDGVIINTIVLHPLESRLLVHSRNNGLRMLDLATGVVLQKYNELNNQRIQCTACISPCGGLILCGGEDSTLNVWNLESGNLLAKYTLDRSFRAVTCVDYHPYDHVLAFSTFGRSAPVRVLKFNKDATGENVGLKMTEDIRNKLNNNVSAKFFNASVTPRERSRSNSSIRTPEEILKERGLQRSRSHKFHFVESPSGVLTENNDKHTDAKLRLLRLNETERALKSQSANRLYNIIEKIDRILSNTSRSSGDVESGRNYPQETSKSKVLTNRNENTEKGKTKIGRKKSLEYCSTDDRSNSYFDSSTGNSVECEVVELKMLRNTKASDCHTKMRSKSAKEKGSNDMHDDVAKTFSDSAANYRKSKIYDEIVGIRKPENIETNFIRPTNENNSKQTDYHRKSSFNNDSSNSSGSADTYVVEKSNIEGNSDEDSIKLLRNENLIQNDTENDSNFIKDYESGSSVHSNATFTIENEIPVPKPRRKKSSLT, from the exons ATGGAATTAGAATTGCGAAATACACtatcaaagaaaaaaaagaagaaacgatATAATGATGAAACGAACTCGCAGTCGTTCATGATTAATACTAACAAAtctcaattaaaaaataatgatagTGATAATTCGTCCGAAAATTCTATTTCTGTTAATAAAACGACCGCCAAAGAAGGCATGCAAAAGTCTTTTGAGCTATTCGATAGAAATAAAATGAAGAAATTTGGTAATACAAGTTCTATGAATTTGGAGGAATTTGCAACGAAATCAGTGAATGTTTTCGTTGATATTCATCGAGAATATAAAGCGGAAAAATGTCATATTGAAAGTATTGAGAAAAATGAAACGGCAGATGAAAAGGCAACGGCTATAGGTTTAAAGGAGCCTGAAagctttaaaatattttcgagaacaaaTACTTTTCACGAGAAAAAAGACGAACAATCGAATATTAATCCGGTCAAGTATCGAGGTCTTAAAGAAGAAGACGATGATATAGAGGTCGTCGAGTCAATAGATTTAATAGAAGAATTTCAGGAATCCTCGATGGACAAAATGGATGAGAGAAGATTCGGAACAACGAGAAAAAGTAAATCGATTAAGAAACATGCTGATCAGTTTTTTGTCGAAGAAAAATTCCATAGCAGAAGGCAATGGGGTGCGCGGGAAAATGAAACGGAAGTACCAAAAAAGTCGTCCAGGAAACGTTGGTCGAAAGATACTTCTGTGTTTCGATTACCAGATGGAAAAGGCAACTCTTGGACAACGTCGTCGACGGAGAATGTATTTCCATCGATTCAAGATTTGGATGAATCGGTAATACAATCATCGCGTAAACAAAAGTCACTTTCCGGCTTCGACAATGCAGCGTTCGTTTCGGACAACGAAGAAATTCTCCGAATTGAGACTGATCACGAGAACGCGAGAATCGTGATGAAAGAAGTCGTTAATGCATCGAGAAAATCGGATCTCTCTCTAGTCGAAAGGAACATTCCTAAAGAGACGGCCATCACGATAGAAAATTTGGACGTATCGAAAGATTTAACTGTTAAACACTTTGAAAGTCGAAATAGAACTACGGTGCTAGATGTCGAGAGTATCGACGAGCATAATGACGACACGtctaaaaacaaaataaatcgCGGTTCGACGAACAAGAATAGACATTCTAACGGAAACGACAGAAGGTATTCGGACGATTCGAATACTTTGCAAAGTTTAGAAAATGTTACCGTGCAGTCGGATCATCGTTCCTCCGAGGAAGTGTTGATAAAAGATGATCGTCGTCAGTTGAGtaagaaaataaaaagaacTCGTAAAAAGCATTCCGTCGATGGTGAAATTCATTCTAGTCGACATACTACGTCTACGACCGAGGATGATGACCTGAACGAGAATCGTTCGAGAGAGTCGATCGACGAGGACAAATCGAAAAGTTCTATAGTAAAAAGAAGGAAATCAACGCATACGGAATATCGGTATCGATCGCAAAGCGGAAGGGACAAAAAGAAAAGCCATCGTAAGAATGTTTCTGATTCTTCCGTGCGTAGCCCGTGCCTTAACACCGAGGCGGactcgaagaagaagaagaaaaaaaaggacACGAAGTATATTCTCGTGATTGTTCACAGAGTGAACACGTTAGAAATCGACTATATAACGAGACACCCGATGGTAAAAGTTCATATCGTGAAAACCGAAACTGGAGAGTATTTGAAAAGCGAATCTAGCAAGAGAGTGTATTTGCAACCAGTAATAACAGGAAAATTTGACTTTAAAGAAAACAGATCCATAGTACCTGTATGGGAAGAAGAATTAGTGTTCGAACACAATTTCGAATCGCTGTTGAACACCAATGGTGAACAAATCGTAATTCTTTTCGAAATCGTCGATCTGTTGAGTTTCGCCGAGGCCAGTTTCAACTATGACAAATTCG GTGCCGAAGGTTGTTGGCATAAGATTGCGTGGGCTTTTCTGCGACCCGTGGGAAGGAATAATGTCTTTCACGTCAACAAAATGGTCAGATTACAATTGTACAAACCACGGAAAAACGTGAAAAAACTTGAAGGATTTTGTACGTGCGAA gcGTACACGTGGTGGAAGTCAGGCTTCAGAGAAAAGTATCCTAGCAGTTTATTTGTTACCGTGACGTCCATCGATCCGCCTAAGTTAGAACCTGTTTTCTATCAGCAATTATCATTACACGATCTATCCGATGTACGTAGCGAATCACAAAAGGCTTCGACCCATACTTCAGATTCCATAGACTTGCCGAAGTGGACGCGATTGGCTGCGCAGTCTTGCAAAGTACCGAACGAAAGTATTTTCGAGACAGACGTTAGTGAAAATGGATGCTTCTTCGTTGCTTTCagcaatgatggcaaatatttgGCTTGCAGTCATTCCGAGGAACATGACTATCCTATCGTTGTTTACGAG GTCATCGCGAAGAAGGTTTACGTCCGATTTTCGGGCCACAAGACTTTTGTTTATTCACTTCATTGGTCTAACAATGATAAGTATTTGCTTTCTGTTTCATCCGATCAGACTGCACGTATTTGGGACGTCCGGAATCAGATCATACAGCATGTGGAA ATGATGCCGCATCCGTCGTACGTGTATTGTAGCAAATTTGGCCCTGAAAATTCTTCGATAGTAGCGACTGGATGTTACGATCGGATAGCGCGCATTTGGACGCGAAACAAGAAGTCGAAGAACCGTGATCTCAGTCAAGAATTAGAAGGTCATGAAGGCTTCATAAATTCAATGTGCTTTCAaaagaatagtaatttattaACTGCAGATAGCGTTGGCACAATAATTCTATGGACGGTCAAGAAAAATCGTAGTGTGCCGTTCAAAAGGGAATGGCATATATCACGAAAGATAAGGGTCAGAGAAATTGATGGCGTAATAATCAACACGATCGTTTTGCACCCTTTAGAGTCTAGGCTCCTTGTGCACTCGAGGAACAATGGACTGAGAATGCTGGACCTTGCAACTGGCGTTGTATTGCAAAAATACAACGAGCTAAACAATCAAAG GATACAGTGTACAGCCTGCATCTCCCCGTGTGGCGGCCTAATACTTTGCGGAGGCGAGGACTCCACTTTGAATGTGTGGAATTTGGAGAGTGGCAATCTTCTTGCGAAATACACACTCGACCGGAGTTTTCGTGCTGTGACTTGCGTGGATTATCATCCGTACGATCATGTGCTGGCGTTTTCTACTTTCGGCAGATCGGCGCCAGTAAGAGTTCTGAAATTCAACAAAGACGCAACCGGCGAAAACGTCGGATTAAAAATGACGGAAGAtattagaaataaattaaacaacAACGTTTCAGCGAAATTTTTCAACGCTTCGGTAACACCTAGGGAAAGATCGCGATCAAACAGTAGTATACGAACACCAGAAGAAATTTTAAAAGAGAGAGGCTTGCAACGTAGCCGAAGTCACAAGTTTCATTTTGTCGAATCTCCTAGCGGCGTCCTGACAGAAAATAATGATAAGCACACCGATGCGAAACTAAGGCTACTGCGATTAAACGAAACTGAACGAGCGTTAAAGAGTCAAAGTGCAAACCGATTGTACAACATCATCGAGAAGATCGATCGAATACTATCAAACACGTCGAGATCCTCGGGCGATGTAGAGTCTGGCAGGAACTATCCTCAGGAAACAAGCAAGAGTAAAGTTTTAACGAATCGGAACGAGAATACGGAGAAGGGTAAAACAAAGATAGGAAGAAAGAAATCGTTAGAGTATTGTAGCACCGATGATCGTTCAAATTCGTATTTCGATTCGAGTACAGGGAACAGTGTCGAATGCGAAGTCGTGGAATTGAAAATGCTACGAAATACGAAAGCAAGTGATTGCCATACGAAAATGAGATCGAAGAGTGCAAAGGAAAAAGGGAGCAACGATATGCACGATGACGTGGCGAAGACTTTTTCCGATAGTGCAGCAAATTATCGAAAGTCCAAAATTTACGATGAAATTGTAGGAATTAGAAAGCCGGAGAatatcgaaaccaattttattCGTCcgacaaatgaaaataattcgaAGCAAACAGATTACCACAGGAAAAGTTCTTTCAATAATGATTCTTCGAATTCATCTGGAAGTGCTGATACTTACGTTGTGGAAAAGAGCAACATCGAAGGAAACAGCGATGAAGATTCGATAAAATTACTAAGAAACGAAAATTTGATTCAGAACGATACAGAAAACGATTCAAACTTTATAAAAGATTACGAAAGTGGAAGTTCAGTACATAGCAATGCGACATTTACTATCGAAAATGAAATTCCTGTTCCGAAACCtagacgaaaaaaatccagtctGACGTAA
- the Pdi gene encoding protein disulfide isomerase — translation MKLFALAFLVIFSFAATLAKIETEDAVLVLTKDNFKEAIEQNEYLLVEFYAPWCGHCKALAPEYAKAAKKLQETGSSVKLAKVDATVETELAEEHQLEGYPTLKFYRKGSVIDYTGNRQADNIVMWVTKKSGSAVKTLTTVKETVAFIESYDVVIIGFFKDVNSEPAKVFLEVGNANDDHVFGISSSEEIFNENKAEDRKVILFKKFDEGENEFNDEFDFMKLQNFIFVHSLPLVVDFNQDSAQKIFSGNIKSHFLLFLSKEAGHYDEYVEKLKEPAKKFRGEVIFVTINVDEFDHERILEFFGIKKEEVPVMRIIKFEQKMPKYKPEKPEITSENILEFITAYVEGKLKTHLFLQDLPEDWDKYPVKVLVSSNFHEVAHDKEKNVLVDFYAPWCEHCQNLVPIYEALGEKYKDNEDIVIAKMDAVANELEDLTIQNFPTIMLYKKETNEAVQYNGERTLEGLSKFIDTNGAYGEAAKETQEEDEDDDVPRKDEL, via the exons ATGAAGCTCTTTGCGTTagcatttttagtgattttTTCCTTTGCTGCTACTCTTGCAAAAATTGAAACCGAGGATGCGGTATTAGTGCTTACGAAAGATAATTTTAAGGAAGCTATTGAACAAAATGAATATCTACTTGTCGAATTTT atgCCCCATGGTGCGGGCATTGTAAGGCTCTGGCTCCTGAATATGCCAAAGCAGCAAAGAAGTTACAAGAAACTGGTTCCTCTGTAAAATTAGCTAAAGTTGATGCTACTGTGGAAACAGAATTAGCTGAAGAACATCAACTTGAAGGATATCCGACTCTTAAATTTTATCGTAAAGGTTCTGTTATTGATTATACTGGTAACCGTCAAGCAGATAATATTGTAATGTGGGTAACGAAAAAGTCAGGTTCAGCTGTTAAAACTTTAACAACAGTTAAGGAAACTGTAGCATTCATTGAATCATATGATGTTGTAATTATAGGATTCTTTAAG GATGTAAACTCAGAACCAGCAAAAGTATTTTTGGAAGTTGGAAATGCTAATGATGATCATGTATTTGGTATAAGTAGTAGTGAAGaaattttcaatgaaaataaagcagaagatagaaaagttattctattCAAAAAG TTCGATGAAGgcgaaaatgaatttaatgaTGAATTTGATTTTATGAAATTACAAAACTTCATCTTTGTGCATTCACTGCCTTTAGTCGTTGATTTCAATCAAGATAGTGCACAGAAGATCTTCAGTGGCAATATTAAAAGCCATTTTCTCTTGTTCCTTAGTAAAGAAGCTGGACATTATGATGAGTATGTAGAAAAATTGAAGGAACCAGCAAAGAAATTCCGTGGAGAA GTCATATTTGTTACAATTAATGTTGATGAGTTTGATCATGAACGTATCTTAGAATTCTTTGGTATAAAGAAAGAGGAAGTACCTGTTATGCGTATCATAAAGTTTGAacaaaaaatgccaaagtataaaccagaaaagccagaAATTACCAGTGAAAATATTTTGGAATTCATAACAGCATATGTTGAAGGCAAATTGAAAACCCATTTGTTTTTACAAGATTTGCCTGAAGATTGGGATAAATACCCTGTGAAAGTTCTTGTTAGTTCTAACTTCCATGAAGTTGCACATGATAAAGAGAAGAACGTTTTAGTCGATTTTTATGCTCCATGGTGTGAACACTGCCAAAATCTGGTTCCTATTTATGAAGCA CTTGGAGAGAAATACAAAGACAATGAAGATATAGTCATAGCAAAAATGGATGCTGTTGCAAATGAATTAGAAGATTTGACAATTCAGAATTTTCCTACAATTATGCTTTATAAAAAAGAAACTAATGAA gctGTTCAATACAATGGTGAAAGAACACTTGAAGGACTTTCCAAATTTATTGATACTAATGGTGCTTATGGTGAAGCTGCAAAAGAA ACTCAAGAAGAAGATGAAGACGATGATGTGCCAAGAAAAGATGAATTATAA
- the LOC143351749 gene encoding methyltransferase-like protein 22 — translation MSLYTVTSEIFTENQNSSVVFKNGNAISSFVFKCPSYMIKPKSTNSNIIQDSDDDLDIDRQEEGRLLIEHHISTKLQHVGLQVWRGALLLADYILSNPDIFQNKVVLELGAGVGLTSIVVSFLAKEVICTDVDIGEILKIIRRNFIRNTVYIKSKIYIKELNFLNLNWPTFYTKRIDEATVILAADVIYDENITGGFVQTLEKLLNSKYQKVVYIALEKRYVFTTVNMDTTAPMYEDFLKCIETRNFNWHIEYVKIDFPQYFKYDRVKHMILLKIENKLNEEQL, via the exons ATGTCATTATATACAGTAACATcagaaatattcacagaaaaccAGAATTCTTCTGTAGTATTTAAAAATGGCA ATGCAATATCCAGTTTTGTTTTTAAGTGTCCATCCTACATGATTAAACCAAAATCTACTAACAGTAATATTATACAAGACAGCGACGATGATTTAGATATAGACAGACAAGAAGAAGGAAGATTATTAATAG aacATCATATATCTACAAAGCTGCAACATGTTGGACTGCAAGTATGGCGAGGTGCCTTGTTACTAGCTGATTATATTTTGTCTAATCCTGATATATTTCAAAATAAAGTAGTTTTAGAATTAGGTGCAGGAGTTGGTTTAACTAGCATAGTAGTAAGTTTTTTGGCTAAGGAAGTAATATGTACAG ATGTTGATATaggagaaatattaaaaataatacgtaGAAATTTCATCAGAAATACTGTTTACATTAAAtccaaaatttatattaaagaattaaattttttaaatttaaattggcCTACATTTTATACAAAAAGAATTGATGAAGCAACTGTTATTTTAGCCGCTGATG TAATTTACGATGAAAACATAACAGGAGGATTTGTTCAAACATTAGAAAAACTGTTAAATTCCAAATATCAAAAAGTTGTCTATATTGCTTTAGAAAAGAGATATGTATTTACTACAGTCAATATGGATACCACTGCACCAATGTACGAAGATTTTTTAAAATGCATTGAAACACGAAATTTTAACTGGCATATTGAATATGTTAAAATAGACTTTCCACAATATTTCAAATATGATAGAGTAAAACACATGATACtcttgaaaatagaaaataaattaaatgaagaacaattataa
- the LOC143351747 gene encoding uncharacterized protein LOC143351747, with protein sequence MQTKQQDLIIRMEQIINFSALNKFLHQTLIFTEEVKNVLQSNCNEAIFCLKPWHKEIITKQDISNNACICSKSENGIEEIAAGISRALLQTQQLREKISLKVTKEEKFFKQPTISEIYNPRAIDDEEIKTLQNLRVSNNKLHSIEKKNTIKNNEKTKNDNKQSITNKKELTRNTNFLVRNKCNIKNTKEIKKLKNTNHKLENNSKLSSSIKKVKGMEFDNRSTSTSTNELKNLIHKVSSESNNYTFSNADSAMCPLHGNIASQVKYEQSFITMDVVDSLNAFNIPGEIIKSLKTYHTYLNIEFSEKSVGNGKRQKMLNIFLIEFNKMDKIVQDKLIEKTHDASLLTKFISLLKNLFIEEITISNLVNIKKVYTELNCMWKMYDAKKSIDLHIWKSNIQEVLFYNNFDISEWMSNGIWNFVYTNNFEGMSRVQCICYKNKKQLLLFFEMIQQLQQIQYFKDLIKILSEDLLPSMIMFFDFTKPEYVKIYKMICILHQGLNPKVPILVRTDV encoded by the exons aTGCAAACT aaACAGCAAGATTTAATCATAAGAATGGAACAAATAATCAATTTCTCAgcgctaaataaatttttacatcAGACATTGATATTTACAGAAGAAGTAAAGAATGTGTTACAGTCAAATTGTAATGAAGCAATATTCTGTTTAAAACCATGGCATAAGGAAATTATTACTAAACAGGATATCAGTAACAATGCTTGTATTTGTTCTAAA TCTGAAAATGGCATTGAAGAAATTGCTGCAGGAATTAGTAGAGCATTACTACAAACACAGCAGTTACGAGAAAAGATATCTCTGAAAGTAACAAAAGAAGAGAAATTTTTCAAGCAGCCTACTATATCTGAAATTTATAATCCTCGTGCAAttg ACGATGAAGAAATAAAAACACTACAAAATTTACGCGTGAGCAATAATAAATTGCATTCCATCGAAAAAAAgaatacaattaaaaataacgaaaaaacaaagaatgataaTAAACAATCCataacaaataaaaaagaattaacACGAAATACAAATTTTCTTGTAAGAAATAAATGTAACATTAAAAACACAAAGGAAATTAAGAAACTTAAAAATACCAATCATAAATTGGAAAATAATTCGAAACTTAGTAGTTCCATAAAGAag GTGAAGGGTATGGAATTTGACAATAGATCTACATCAACATCCActaatgaattaaaaaatttaatacataAAGTGTCATCTGAATCAAATAATTATACATTTTCTAATGCGGATAGTGCAATGTGTCCATTGCATGGAAATATAGCATCACAAGTTAAATATGAACAAAGTTTTATTACTATGGATGTTGTAGACAGTTTAAATGCATTTAATATTCCCGGAGAAATTATTAAATCATTGAAAACGTATCATACatatttaaatattgaattttcaGAAAAATCAGTTGGTAATGGAAAACGACAAAAAATGctcaatatatttttaatagaatttaataaaatg GATAAAATTGTACAAGATAAGTTAATAGAAAAGACTCATGATGCATCATTATTAACTAAATTTATATCTTTACTTAAAAATCTATTCATCGAAGAAATAACAATATCTAATttggttaatattaaaaaagtgtACACTGAATTGaattgtatgtggaaaatgtatGATGCAAAAAAAAGTATTGATCTACATATTTGGAAATCAAATATACAAGaagtattattttataataacttTGATATATCAGAATGGATGTCAAATGGAATTTGGAATTTTGTCTATACTAACAACTTCGAAG gaATGTCAAGGGTACAGTGTATATGTTACAAAAACAAGAAAcagttattattattctttgAAATGATACAACAATTACAACAAATACAGTATTTTAAAGATTTAATCAAAATCCTTTCAGAAGATTTACTTCCCAGTATGATAATGTTTTTTGATTTTACAAAaccagaatatgtaaaaatatataaaatgattTGTATTCTTCACCAAGGTCTAAATCCAAAAGTTCCAATTTTAGTACGAACAGATGTATAA
- the LOC143351745 gene encoding dynein axonemal intermediate chain 2: MYMKNMNLQYAYTKKRIQFGKQCSLSDFQKIEVDIKPHIGYMNNYIHVDPATHGTQCGKTYSAHEVNTNTATFKDSSMCHSEGGWPKDLNVKDTEQIVRYKRKIEKDELYIHTMLQLLPPIEHCILQNNTCNIYEQYFSYMEPISLTQKAYSRTVNVYRDVSAIKRQITHLSWSPDQGNYFAASYCNTDFKKGVNDNPVSYIWNIESPNTPCLTLKPFCPILTLEYNSKDSNILVSGLMTGQVSCWDIRKGSEPVETSSVEFSHRDLCNKVLWINSKTGTEFFSASKDGQIMWWDIRKLQTPTETLVIDLCNPDDQNVEKATGISALQFESSMGTRFMCGLENGMVISGNRKGKTPGEKIATRFKAQYGPVISLERNPTFVKNFLTIGDWTTRIWSEDCKESCIAWTPGHRDFLIGGAWSMTRFSVFFLIKMDGTLDVWDLLIQQDSPIFSIKVCDEILTCIRPHEQGQLAAVANKNGTTFLLEFSEALTTNQKNDKLLLTALLDRETRREKVIEAKNREMRLKMKSLRNINFEIECSTGNMKIDEKPDSKCLNLGTNDAMLMNCEQDYEDAITTEIAKQAAIDNEEVNNKHLVNGMANSQNGF, translated from the exons ATGTATATGAAAAATATGAACTTACAATACGCTTACACGAAGAAACGGATACAATTTGGAAAACAATGTAGTCTTTCAGATTTCCAAAAAATAGAAGTTGATATTAAACCGCACATAGGGTATATGAATAATTATATTCATGTAGATCCTGCCACTCATGGAACTCAATGTGGCAAAACATATTCTGCTCATGAG GTAAACACAAATACTGCAACGTTCAAAGATAGTAGTATGTGTCATTCTGAAGGTGGTTGGCCAAAGGATTTAAACGTGAAAGACACAGAACAAATAGTTAGATATAAACGTAAAATAGAAAAGGACGAACTGTATATTCATACAATGCTTCAATTATTGCCT ccAATAGAACATTGTATATTACAAAACAATACTTGTAATATTTATGAACAATACTTCAGTTACATGGAACCAATTTCATTAACACAAAAAGCTTATTCACGTACAGTGAATGTCTatcgtgatgtttcggcaataAAGAGACAAATAACACATCTTTCCTGGTCGCCAGACCAAGGAAATTACTTTGCAGCTAGTTATTGCAATACAGACTTCAAAAAAGGAGTAAATGATAATCCTGTTTCATATATTTGGAATATAG AAAGTCCAAATACTCCATGTTTGACATTAAAACCATTCTGTCCAATTTTGACATTGGAGTATAATTCTAAGGACAGTAATATATTAGTCAGTGGATTAATGACTGGCCAAGTATCTTGTTGGGATATTAGGAAAGGGTCAGAACCAGTTGAAACAAGTTCAGTAGAATTTAGTCACAGAGATTTATGCAATAAAGTCTTATGGATAAATTCTAAAACTGGTACAGAATTTTTCAGTGCTTCAAAAGATGGACAG ATAATGTGGTGGGATATTAGGAAATTACAAACACCTACAGAAACATTAGTAATAGATTTATGTAATCCTGATGATCAAAATGTTGAGAAAGCAACTGGAATTTCAGCATTACAGTTTGAATCATCTATGGGTACACGTTTCATGTGTGGCCTTGAAAATG GCATGGTAATATCAGGAAATCGTAAAGGTAAAACCCCAGGTGAAAAAATTGCAACTAGATTTAAGGCACAATATGGACCTGTTATAAGTCTAGAAAGGAATCCAACATTTGTTAAGAATTTTTTAACTATTGGCGATTGGACAACAAGGATATGGTCTGAAGATTGTAAAGAATCTTGCATTGCTTGGACACC CGGTCATAGGGACTTCTTAATAGGTGGAGCATGGAGCATGACACGCTTTtctgtatttttcttaattaaaaTGGATGGAACTTTAGACGTATGGGATTTGTTGATTCAACAAGATTCTCCAATCTTTAGTATAAAA GTTTGCGATGAAATTTTAACATGTATACGACCCCATGAACAAGGCCAATTGGCTGCTGTTGCAAATAAAAATGGAACAacatttttacttgaattttcagAAGCATTGACAACTAATCAAAAAAATGATAAGCTTTTACTTACAGCG cTTCTTGATAGAGAAACACGCAGAGAAAAAGTAATAGAAGCTAAAAATAGAGAGATGAGATTAAAAATGAAATCTCTTCGAAATATTAACTTTGAGATTGAATGCTCAACAGGAAATATGAAGATTGATGAGAAACCAGATTCAAAATGTCTCAATCTTGGTACTAATGATGCAATGCTAATGAATTGTGAACAAGATTATGAAGATGCTATTACAACA GAAATAGCAAAACAAGCAGCAATAGATAATGAGGAAGTGAACAACAAACACCTAGTAAATGGAATGGCCAATTCACAAAATGGTTTTTAA